CTGCAGTACCTGGCCGAGATCTTCCGGCCCGTGCCCGTTCCTGCCCCGGAGTCCGCAGCATGAGCGAAGTCCAGATCGGGCTTGCAATCGTCGTCGTCACGCTGCTGGTCCTCTTCTCGGGGCTGCCGATCGCGTGGGGCCTGATCCTCGTTGCGGTGGGCTTCATGCTCGTCTTCGAGGGCCCGGGCAGCCTGGCCAACCTGCCGGTGCTGATGATCGACGAGCTGGCGTCCTTCGCGCTGCTCACGATCCCCCTGTTCATCCTGCTCGGCGCCGCGGTAGGCGGCACGGCGGCGGGGCGCGACCTGTACGAGTCGGTCCACCGCTGGCTCGACCGGGTTCCGGGCGGGCTGGTGATCGCGAACATCCTGTCCTGCGGCGTGTTCTCGGCGATCTGCGGGTCGAGCCCGGCCACGGCCGCCGCGATCGGCAAGGCGGGCGTGCCCGAGATGATCCGGCGCGGCGTGCCGCCGGGGCTGGCTGCCGGCTCGGTGTGCGCCGGCGGCACGCTGGGCATCCTGATCCCGCCGTCGATCACGATGATCCTGTACGGGATCGCGACCGAGACCTCGATCGGCCGGCTGTTCCTGGCTGGCGTGGTGCCGGGCATCATGCTGGTGGTGATGTTCTCGATCTACGCCTGGCTGGTCACGCTGCGCGAGCAGCGGCAGATCGCGGTCGGCGACATCCCGCGCTACACGCTGGCCCAGAAGATGGAAGGCCTGGGCCGGGTCGCGCCGTTCATCGGCATCGTCATCGCGATCGGCTACGCGATGTACGGCGGGCTGGCCACGCCGTCCGAGGTGGCCGCGATCGCGGCGGTGCTCGCGATGGCGCTGGTGATGATCATCTACCGCGCCTGGAGGATGGGCGACCTGTGGTCGATCTTCCGCGAAACGGTTCGCGAGTCGACGATGATCCTGATGATCATCGGCGCGGCGGCGGTGTTCTCGTACATGATGTCGCTGCTGTACGTGACGCAGACCGCGGCGCAGTGGCTGGTCGACCTCGGCCTGAACCGGTGGGTGCTGCTGGCCGCGATCAACGTGTTCCTGCTGGTGGCCGGATGCTTCCTGCCGCCGGTGGCGATCATCCTGATGGTCATGCCGATCCTCACGCCGGTGCTCGAGGCCAACGGCTTCGACCTGATCTGGTTCGCGGTGATCATGACGATCAACCTCGAGGTGGGCCTGATCACGCCGCCGGTGGGGCTGAACCTGTACGTGCTCAAGGGCGTGGCGCCCAGCCTCTCGCTGCCGACGATCCTCTGGGGCTCGATGCCCTTCGTGATCCTGATGCTGATGTCGATCGTGCTGCTGTCGATCGTGCCCGAGATCGCGCTCTGGTTGCCGAACAAGATGATGGGGGCGGGCTGAGCGCGCCGGTTATGCTGGCGGTTTCGCAACCGCCAGCCGTCCTCCGATGAACGAGATCGTCGCCCTCGACGCCCTGAGCCTGTCGCGCCGCATCCGTGCGCGCGAGGTTTCCTGCCGCGAGGTGATGCGCGCCTACCTGGACCGCATCGCCCGGCTCAACCCGCTGCTGAACGCGATCGTCTCGCTCGAGCCCGAGGAGTCGTTGCTCGCCCAGGCCGACGCCTGCGACGCGATGCTCTCGCGCGGGCAGTGGCTGGGCTGGATGCACGGCATGCCGCAGGCGCCCAAGGACCTCGCCCAGACCCGCGGCATGCGGACCACCTGGGGCTCGCCGATCTTTCGCGACTTCGTTCCGGACCAGGACGCCGCGATCGTCGAGCGGGTGCGCTCGGCCGGCGCGATCCTGGTCGGCAAGACCAACGTGCCCGAGTTCGGGCTGGGCTCGCAGACCTTCAACGAAGTGTTCGGTCCCACGCGAAACCCCTGGGACCCGTCGCGCACCGCCGGCGGCTCGAGCGGCGGCGCGGCCGCGGCGCTGGCGGCCCGCATGCTGCCGGTGGCCGACGGCAGCGACATGATGGGCTCGCTGCGCAACCCGGCGGCGTTCTGCAACGTCTACGGATTCCGGCCCTCGCGCGGGCGGGTGCCGAACACGCTGGCGCCCGATGCGTTCAGCCAGCAGCTCTCCACCGACGGCCCGATGGGACGCAGCGTGGCCGACGTCGCGATGCTTCTCGCCACGCAGGCCGGCTACGACGCCCGCGCGCCGCTGTCGCTCGACAACGACCCGGCGGTGTACGCGCAGCCGCTCGAGCGCGACTTCGCCGGCGCGCGGATCGGCTGGCTGGGCGACCTCGGCGGCCACCTTCCCTTCGAGCCCGGCGTGCTCGAGCTCTGCCGCGACGCGCTGAAGGCCTTCGAGACGATCGGCTGCACGGTCGACGAGGCTCGCGTGGACTTCGACCCCGCGCGCATGTGGCAGACCTGGCTCACCTGGCGCCGATTCCTGGTCAGCGGCTCGCTTGCGGTCCACTACCGGGATCCGCAGCGCCGCGCCTTGCTCAAGCCCGAGGCGGTGTGGGAGATCGAGCAGGGCCTGGGCACCGCGGCGATCGACGTGCACGACGCGTCGGTCGCGCGCACCGCGCTGTACCGCGCCGTGCTGGCCGCATTCGAGCGCTTCGATTTTCTGGTGCTGCCGACCGCGCAGGTCTTCCCCTTCGACGTGAACCAGCGCTGGCCCAGGCAGATCGCGGGCCGCGAGATGGACACCTACCACCGCTGGATGGAGGTGGTGATCCTGCCGACGCTGACCGGCTGCCCGGCGCTGTCGGTGCCCGCCGGCTTCGGCGCGTCGGGCGATTCGGCCGGGCTGCCGATGGGCATCCAGATCGTCGGCAGGCCGCGCGACGACCTGTCGGTGCTGCAACTGGGCCACGCCTGGGAGCGGGCGACCGAATGGGGACGGCGCGAGCCGGCCGGCCTGCGCGAGGTCGCCTGAGCCATGAACGCTCCCGAGCGCCGGGTGCTGATCGTCGACGACGACGAACTCAACCGCCTGCTGCTCGAGCACATGGTCCGCCAGCTCGGTCTGGTCCCGCTCTCGGCGAGCGACGGCGAGACCGCGGTCCAGGCCTGCGCCGCGCAGCGCTTCGCGCTGGTGCTGATGGACCGCCGGCTGAGCGGCATCGACGGCTTCGAGGCGATCGCCCGGATCCGCGCCGACGAGGCCGCCGCCGGGCACGACCCGGTGCCGGCGATCCTGCTGTCGGGCGACATCGACCGGCCCGGCGATCCGGCCCCGGCCGATGCCGGTTTCGTCGGCGCGCTGGTCAAGCCGTTCCGGCTCGACGACCTGGCGGCGCTGGTCCAGCGGGCGCTGGGCGGCTGAGCCGGCGTCCTCAGGCGGCCAGCGGCTTGTAGCGGATCCGCTCGGGTTTGTCCGCGTCGTCGCCCAGCCGGCGCCGGCGGTCGGCCAGGTAGTCGGCGTAGTTGCCCTCGAACCAGACGACCTGGCTGTTCCCTTCGAAGGCCAGGATGTGCGTGGCCACCCGGTCGAGGAACCAGCGGTCGTGCGAGATCACGACCGCGCAGCCCGGGAAGTCCAGCAGCGCCTGCTCGAGCGCGCGCAGCGTCTCCACGTCGAGGTCGTTGGTCGGCTCGTCGAGCAGCAGCAGGTTTCCGCCGGCGCGCAGCGTCTTGGCCAGGTGCAGGCGGTTGCGCTCGCCGCCCGACAGTTCGCCGATGATCTTCTGCTGGTCCGCCCCCTTGAAGTTGAAGCGGGCCGCATAGGCGCGCGCCGGCGTCGAATAGCTGCCGACCTGGATGATGTCCTGGCCTTCGGAGATCTCTTCGAACACGGTCTTCTTCGGGTCCAGCGCGTCGCGGCTCTGGTCGACCCAGGCCGGCTTGACCGTGTCGCCGATCCGCAGCGTGCCGGCATCCGGCTGCTCGCGGCCCATCAGCATCCGGAACATCGTGGTCTTGCCGGCGCCGTTCGGCCCGATCACCCCGACGATGCCTCCGGGCGGCAGCTTGAACGACAGGTTGTCGAACAGCAGCTTGTCGCCGAAGCCCTTGCGCAGGCCCTCGGCCTCGACGACCAGGCCCCCCAGGCGCGGGCCGGGCGGGATGTAGATCTCGTTGGTCTCGTTGCGCTTCTGCGTCTCGGCCGACGCCAGCTCGTCGAAGCGCGCGAGCCTGGCCTTGCTCTTGGCCTGGCGCCCCTTCGGATTGGCGCGCACCCAGTCGAGCTCCTCCTTCATGGCCTTGATCCGGGCGGCCTCCTGCTTCGCCTCGAGCTCGAGCCGCTGCTCCTTCTGCTCGAGCCACGACGAGTAGTTGCCCTGCCACGGGATGCCGTGGCCGCGGTCGAGCTCGAGGATCCAGCCCGCGACGTTGTCGAGGAAGTAGCGGTCGTGGGTCACCGCGATGACGGTGCCCGGGAAGCGCTCGAGGAACTGCTCCAGCCACTGCACCGACAGCGCGTCGAGGTGGTTGGTCGGCTCGTCGAGCAGCAGCATGTCGGGCTCGGACAGCAGCAGCCGGCACAGCGCGACGCGGCGGCGCTCGCCGCCCGAGAGCTTGGTGACGTCGGCCTCCCAGGGCGGCAGGCGCAGCGCGTCGGCGGCGACCTCGAGCTTGCGCTCGATCTCCCAGCCGCCGACCGCGTCGATCTTCGACTGAAGCTCGCCCTGCCGCTCGAGCAGCCGGTTCATCTCGTCGTCGTCCATCGGCTCGGCGAAGCGCTCGCTGATGTCGTTGAACTCCTTGACCAGCGCGATCGTCTCGCCGAGGCCTTCCTCGACGTTGCCGCGCACGTCCTTGGCCGGATCGAGCTGCGGCTCCTGCGGCAGGTAGCCGATGCGGATGCCGGGCATCGGCACCGCCTCGCCCTCGTACTCGCGGTCGACGCCGGCCATGATCCGCAGCAGCGTCGACTTGCCCGAGCCGTTCAGGCCGAGCACGCCGATCTTGGCGCCGGGGAAGAAGGACAGCGAGATGTCCTTGAGGATCTGTCGCTTGGGGGGCACGATCTTGCCCACCCGGTTCATCGTGTAGACGTACTGGGCCATTCTGGTGTTCGGGGTTCGTGTATCAGGATTCGTCGAGGAGGAACTGCGCGGTGCGCCGGAACTCCATCCGGGACAGCATCCGGGAGCGCATGTTGGCGCCGAACTGCAGCGCGAACCAGCGCTCGCGAGGGTGCAGCCAGACCACGGTGCCGCAGATGCCGAACCAGGTCAGCTCGCCGGCGGTCGAAGGGGTGGCGCTCGCGCCCCACTGGAGCCGCACCGCCAGCCCCAGGCCGAAGCCGAAGCCCGGCCCGGTGTAGCCGACCGGCCCGGGGTTCATCGGGTCGAGCTGGTTGGCGAACATCTGGCGAAGGCTGTCCTCGGACAGGAAGCGCCGGCCGCCGGCCTGGCCGCCCGCGAGCAGCATCCGCGCGAAGCGGGCGTAGTCGTCGATCGTGGAGACCAGGCCGCCGCCGCCGCTGTGCATCGGCACGCCCATTTGCTGGGCCAGCGCGTACTTGTCGGAGAAGCCGTGCCAGAGCCGGTCCTCGGCATGGGCCCGCGCGAAGCGGCCCGCGGCGGCGTCCGGGACCGCGAAGCCGGTGTCGTTCATCCCGAGGGGTTCGAACAGCGCCTCGCGCAGCGCGTCGCCCAGGCGCACGCCGGTGATGCGCTCGACGACGAGCCCCAGAACGTCGGTGGAGAAGCCGTAGAGGAACTGCGTGCCCGGCTCGCAGGCCAGCGGCAGGGCCGCGAGGGTGGCCAGCACCTGGTCGGGCGAGAGCGTGGGCAGCCTGCCGTCGAGATCGACCTGCGTGGCGAGCCCGCGCAGCGCGGGGTCGCGGATCTCGCCGACATAGGCGAAGCCCGAGGTGTGCCGCATCAGGTCGCGCACCGTCGGCTGGCGCGCCGGCGCCTTGCCCGAGGCGAGCTTCAGGCCGGCGAGCTCGGGCAGCCAGCGCGACACCGGCTCGTCGAGCGCGAGCCGGCCCTGCTCGACCAGCATCAGCGCCAGCGCGCTGACGACCGGCTTGGTCATCGACGCGATCCGGAAGACCGCGTCCTCGCCCATCGGCGTGCCGGTCTCCGGATCGAGGACGCCGGCCGCGCGGCGCGCGAGCACCTCGCCGTCGCGCTCGACGTGGACCACGGCGCCGGGGTAGTGCCGGGCGGCGATCTGCCAGTCGAGGAATCGGTCGAGAAGGGCGGTGCCCTGGCGGTGTCGGTTCGCGGTGTTCATGGCTTCGATTATGCCCGGCGCTTCGCCGCGGCCGCGGCTCAACGCTTCGCGAACTTCAGCGTGAAGCGGTCGCTCTCGCCGATCGCCAGGTACTTCTGGCGGTCCCTGTCGCCGAGGCGAAGCGCCGGCGGGAGCGTCCAGACGCCCTCGGGGTGGTCCTTCGTGTCGCGCGGATTCGCGTTGGCTTCGGACCTGCCGGCGAGGCGGAACCCGGCGCGCTCGATCAGTGCGATCGCATGGTCCTCGCGGACGTAGCCCGACTTCATCTGCGCAGCCTGGTCCAGGTCGGTGCGGCCGCGGTGGTCGACCACGCCGAGGATGCCGCCCGGCTTGAGCGCCCGGTGGAAGGCCCGCAGCGCGCCTTCGGCCTCGCCGCGCTCGATCCAGTTGTGCAGGTTGCGGAAGGTCAGCACGAAGTCGGCGCTGCCGGCCGGGGCGATCTCGTGCCGGTCCGCGTTGAACTTCGTGACGAGCACCTCGCCGTACAGCTGCGGCTCGGCCGCGAGGCGATCGAGCAGCTTGCGGTGATCGGCCAGGTAGCGCGCCGGGGCGGTCTCGTCGCGGCTGGCGGCGATGTAGCGGCCTCGCCCGCGCAGCCAGGGGGCGAGGATCTCCATGTAGTAGCCGGCGCTTCCGGGAAGGACCTCGACGACCGTGCTGTCGCGTGCCACGCCGAAGAAGGCGAGCACCTCGGCCGGATGCCGGTGGCGGTCGCGCGCCACGTTGCGCGGGCTGCGGTGCGGCGCCGCGAGCAGGGCCTCGAAGACGGCCGGGTCGCCGCCGGCGGGATCGCTCGCGGCCCCATCGCCGCCGGCCGGGCGCGTCGCGCAGGCGCCGAGCGCGGAGACGGCCGACGCGAGCGGCAGCGCGCAGAGCGCGCGGCGCGCCGGGCAGGCAAGGGAAGAACGGGGATCGGTCATGTCGGGCTCGCAAAACCCCGATCCTATTGCGAACCGGCCGCGGCGCAAACCGGGTCGCCGGCGGTATCCTTGGCCCGATCGACCCAAGGGAGGCGCCAGGTGAAGAAGTTGAAGAACGGCGACTACAAGGACCTCCTCGAGCCGATGGAGCTCGAGCTGAACAACGTGGCGCGCTGGCTGCAGCACACCGGCAAGCGGATGCTGGTGGTGTTCGAGGGTCGCGACACCGCCGGCAAGGGCGGCGTGATCAACACGATCGCCGAGCGCCTCAACCCGCGGCAGGTGCGCATCGTCGCGCTGCCCAAGCCGAGCGATCGCGAGCGCACCCAGTGGTACTTCCAGCGCTACGTCGAGCACCTGCCAGCCGCGGGCGAGATGGTGCTGTTCGACCGGAGCTGGTACAACCGCGCCGGCGTCGAGAAGGTCATGGGCTTCTGCACCGACGCCGAGTACCAGCTGTTCCTGAAGCAGGCGCCGGTGTTCGAGAAGATGCTGGTCGACGACGGGATCCTGCTCTTCAAGTACTGGCTGTCGGTCGACCAGCAGTACCAGGAGGAGCGCTTCGCCGAGCGCGCCGAGGACCCGCTCAAGCGCTGGAAGCTGTCGCCGATCGACCTGAAGTCGCGCGAGGCCTACGAGGAGTACGGCCGGGCCCGCGACGCGATGTTCGAGGCCACGCACACGAAGCACGCGCCCTGGCACGTGGTGAGATTCGACGACCAGAAGCGCGGCCGCCTGAACCTGATCCGCCACCTGCTCGACCACGTCCCGGACTGCCGCCTGCCGATCGAGCCCTTCGAGCTGCCGCCGCTGCCGAACGAGCCGCTGAAGGAGAAGTTCCGCGGGCCGGTCAAGCCGATCGCCGAGAAGTTCTGAACCGCCGGGGCTGCGCCGGCGTCCTTCGTTCAGGCGCTTCCAAGGCCCGCCAGCGCCCGCTCCGGCGCGATGAACTCGCGGCCCAGCGCGGCCGCGACTGCGGGGTGGGTGACCTGCCCTGCCAGCACGTTCAGGCCGGCGCGCAATGCCGGGTCGTCGCGCAGCGCGTCGAGGCCGCGATCGGCCAGCGCGAGCGCGAGCGGTCGGGTGGCGAGGTTCAGCGCGTGGCTCGAGGTGCGCGGCACCGCGCCCGGCATGTTGGCCACGCAGTAGTGCACGATGCCGTCGACCTCGAAGGTCGGCTCGGCGTGGGTGGTCGGCCGGGATGTCTCGAAGCAGCCGCCCTGGTCGATCGAGATGTCGACCAGCACCGAGCCGGGCTTCATCGCGGCGAGGTCGGCCCGCTTCACGAGCCGTGGCGTGGCCGCGCCGGCCACCAGAACCGCGCCGATCACCACGTCCGCCAGCCTCAGTTCCTCCTCGATCGCCGCGCGGGTCGAGGGCCGGGTCCGGATGCGGCCCGGCAGCTGGGCCTCGAGCGCGCGAAGCTTCGGCAACCCGCGGTTGACCACGGTGACCTCGGCGCCGGCGCCGGCGGCCATGCGCGCGGCCTGCGCGCCGGCCACGCCAGCGCCGAGCACGAGCACCCGCGCCGGCGGCACGCCGG
This genomic window from Zeimonas sediminis contains:
- a CDS encoding TRAP transporter large permease, whose amino-acid sequence is MSEVQIGLAIVVVTLLVLFSGLPIAWGLILVAVGFMLVFEGPGSLANLPVLMIDELASFALLTIPLFILLGAAVGGTAAGRDLYESVHRWLDRVPGGLVIANILSCGVFSAICGSSPATAAAIGKAGVPEMIRRGVPPGLAAGSVCAGGTLGILIPPSITMILYGIATETSIGRLFLAGVVPGIMLVVMFSIYAWLVTLREQRQIAVGDIPRYTLAQKMEGLGRVAPFIGIVIAIGYAMYGGLATPSEVAAIAAVLAMALVMIIYRAWRMGDLWSIFRETVRESTMILMIIGAAAVFSYMMSLLYVTQTAAQWLVDLGLNRWVLLAAINVFLLVAGCFLPPVAIILMVMPILTPVLEANGFDLIWFAVIMTINLEVGLITPPVGLNLYVLKGVAPSLSLPTILWGSMPFVILMLMSIVLLSIVPEIALWLPNKMMGAG
- a CDS encoding amidase translates to MNEIVALDALSLSRRIRAREVSCREVMRAYLDRIARLNPLLNAIVSLEPEESLLAQADACDAMLSRGQWLGWMHGMPQAPKDLAQTRGMRTTWGSPIFRDFVPDQDAAIVERVRSAGAILVGKTNVPEFGLGSQTFNEVFGPTRNPWDPSRTAGGSSGGAAAALAARMLPVADGSDMMGSLRNPAAFCNVYGFRPSRGRVPNTLAPDAFSQQLSTDGPMGRSVADVAMLLATQAGYDARAPLSLDNDPAVYAQPLERDFAGARIGWLGDLGGHLPFEPGVLELCRDALKAFETIGCTVDEARVDFDPARMWQTWLTWRRFLVSGSLAVHYRDPQRRALLKPEAVWEIEQGLGTAAIDVHDASVARTALYRAVLAAFERFDFLVLPTAQVFPFDVNQRWPRQIAGREMDTYHRWMEVVILPTLTGCPALSVPAGFGASGDSAGLPMGIQIVGRPRDDLSVLQLGHAWERATEWGRREPAGLREVA
- a CDS encoding response regulator, which produces MNAPERRVLIVDDDELNRLLLEHMVRQLGLVPLSASDGETAVQACAAQRFALVLMDRRLSGIDGFEAIARIRADEAAAGHDPVPAILLSGDIDRPGDPAPADAGFVGALVKPFRLDDLAALVQRALGG
- the ettA gene encoding energy-dependent translational throttle protein EttA codes for the protein MAQYVYTMNRVGKIVPPKRQILKDISLSFFPGAKIGVLGLNGSGKSTLLRIMAGVDREYEGEAVPMPGIRIGYLPQEPQLDPAKDVRGNVEEGLGETIALVKEFNDISERFAEPMDDDEMNRLLERQGELQSKIDAVGGWEIERKLEVAADALRLPPWEADVTKLSGGERRRVALCRLLLSEPDMLLLDEPTNHLDALSVQWLEQFLERFPGTVIAVTHDRYFLDNVAGWILELDRGHGIPWQGNYSSWLEQKEQRLELEAKQEAARIKAMKEELDWVRANPKGRQAKSKARLARFDELASAETQKRNETNEIYIPPGPRLGGLVVEAEGLRKGFGDKLLFDNLSFKLPPGGIVGVIGPNGAGKTTMFRMLMGREQPDAGTLRIGDTVKPAWVDQSRDALDPKKTVFEEISEGQDIIQVGSYSTPARAYAARFNFKGADQQKIIGELSGGERNRLHLAKTLRAGGNLLLLDEPTNDLDVETLRALEQALLDFPGCAVVISHDRWFLDRVATHILAFEGNSQVVWFEGNYADYLADRRRRLGDDADKPERIRYKPLAA
- a CDS encoding serine hydrolase domain-containing protein, whose protein sequence is MNTANRHRQGTALLDRFLDWQIAARHYPGAVVHVERDGEVLARRAAGVLDPETGTPMGEDAVFRIASMTKPVVSALALMLVEQGRLALDEPVSRWLPELAGLKLASGKAPARQPTVRDLMRHTSGFAYVGEIRDPALRGLATQVDLDGRLPTLSPDQVLATLAALPLACEPGTQFLYGFSTDVLGLVVERITGVRLGDALREALFEPLGMNDTGFAVPDAAAGRFARAHAEDRLWHGFSDKYALAQQMGVPMHSGGGGLVSTIDDYARFARMLLAGGQAGGRRFLSEDSLRQMFANQLDPMNPGPVGYTGPGFGFGLGLAVRLQWGASATPSTAGELTWFGICGTVVWLHPRERWFALQFGANMRSRMLSRMEFRRTAQFLLDES
- a CDS encoding class I SAM-dependent methyltransferase, translated to MTDPRSSLACPARRALCALPLASAVSALGACATRPAGGDGAASDPAGGDPAVFEALLAAPHRSPRNVARDRHRHPAEVLAFFGVARDSTVVEVLPGSAGYYMEILAPWLRGRGRYIAASRDETAPARYLADHRKLLDRLAAEPQLYGEVLVTKFNADRHEIAPAGSADFVLTFRNLHNWIERGEAEGALRAFHRALKPGGILGVVDHRGRTDLDQAAQMKSGYVREDHAIALIERAGFRLAGRSEANANPRDTKDHPEGVWTLPPALRLGDRDRQKYLAIGESDRFTLKFAKR
- the ppk2 gene encoding polyphosphate kinase 2, which gives rise to MKKLKNGDYKDLLEPMELELNNVARWLQHTGKRMLVVFEGRDTAGKGGVINTIAERLNPRQVRIVALPKPSDRERTQWYFQRYVEHLPAAGEMVLFDRSWYNRAGVEKVMGFCTDAEYQLFLKQAPVFEKMLVDDGILLFKYWLSVDQQYQEERFAERAEDPLKRWKLSPIDLKSREAYEEYGRARDAMFEATHTKHAPWHVVRFDDQKRGRLNLIRHLLDHVPDCRLPIEPFELPPLPNEPLKEKFRGPVKPIAEKF
- the ald gene encoding alanine dehydrogenase, with the protein product MKVGVPKEIKTHEYRVGLTPESVREFVARGHEVFVQARAGDGIGAGDDAYRQAGATALPDAASVYEQAELIVKVKEPQASELAMLRPRHVLFTYLHLAPDPRQAEGLVASGCAAIAYETVVDADGSLPLLAPMSEVAGRMSITIAGNLLMRPAGGSGLLLGGVTGVPPARVLVLGAGVAGAQAARMAAGAGAEVTVVNRGLPKLRALEAQLPGRIRTRPSTRAAIEEELRLADVVIGAVLVAGAATPRLVKRADLAAMKPGSVLVDISIDQGGCFETSRPTTHAEPTFEVDGIVHYCVANMPGAVPRTSSHALNLATRPLALALADRGLDALRDDPALRAGLNVLAGQVTHPAVAAALGREFIAPERALAGLGSA